A single Equus asinus isolate D_3611 breed Donkey chromosome 21, EquAss-T2T_v2, whole genome shotgun sequence DNA region contains:
- the EPM2AIP1 gene encoding EPM2A-interacting protein 1 yields MWMTPKRSKMEVDESRVFRSEWTQRYLVVESPEGEGALCLVCRRLVVATRERDVRRHYEAEHDYYERYVAEGERAALVERLRQGDSPVVAPLTPEERAARAGLGLARLLALKGRGWGEGDFVYQCMEVMLRDVLPEHASVLDGIDLSPELTRQRVLNINQNLRSQLFNRAKDFKAYSLALDDQAFVAYENYLLVFVRGVGQDLEVQEELLTIINLTHHFSVGALMAAILEALQAAGLSLQRMVGLTTTHTLRMIGENSGLVSYMREKAVSPNCWNVIHYSGFLHLELLSSYDVDVNQIINTISEWIVLIKTRGVRRPEFQALLTESESEHGERVNGRCLNNWLRRGKTLKLIFSLRKEIETFLVSVGATTMHFTDKEWLCDFGFLVDIMDHLRELSELLRVSKVFAAAAFDHICTFEGKLSLLHRHIEEENLTHFAAFREVVDELKQRHKEDQKIFDPDRYQVVICRLQKEFERHFKDLRFIKKDLELFANPFNFKPEYAPISVRVELTKLQANTNLWNEYRIKDLGQFYAGLSAESYPIIKGVACKVASLFDSSEICEKAFSYLTRNQHTLSQPLTDEHLHALFRIATTEIEPHWDDLVRGRNESNP; encoded by the coding sequence ATGTGGATGACGCCCAAGAGGAGCAAAATGGAAGTCGACGAGTCTCGCGTTTTCCGGTCTGAGTGGACCCAGCGTTACTTGGTGGTGGAGTCTCCGGAGGGCGAAGGGGCCCTGTGCCTGGTCTGTCGCCGCCTCGTCGTGGCCACCCGGGAACGCGACGTCAGGCGCCACTACGAGGCCGAGCACGACTACTACGAGCGGTATGTGGCGGAGGGCGAGCGCGCGGCTTTGGTGGAGCGTCTGCGGCAGGGCGACTCGCCCGTGGTCGCCCCGCTCACTCCCGAGGAGAGAGCTGCGCGTGCAGGCCTCGGGCTCGCCCGCCTCTTGGCCCTGAAGGGTCGCGGCTGGGGCGAGGGGGACTTTGTGTACCAGTGCATGGAGGTGATGCTGAGAGATGTGCTGCCCGAGCACGCCAGCGTTCTGGATGGCATTGATTTATCTCCAGAGCTCACACGGCAGAGGGTCCTGAACATTAACCAGAATCTACGCAGTCAGCTTTTTAACCGAGCCAAGGACTTTAAAGCCTATTCCCTTGCTTTGGACGACCAGGCTTTTGTGGCGTATGAGAACTACCTCCTGGTCTTTGTCCGCGGCGTGGGCCAGGACTTGGAGGTGCAAGAAGAGCTTCTGACCATAATCAACCTGACTCATCACTTCAGTGTCGGGGCCCTCATGGCGGCAATCCTCGAGGCCCTGCAGGCAGCAGGGCTTAGCTTGCAGCGAATGGTTGGACTAACCACGACCCACACTCTGAGGATGATTGGTGAGAACTCAGGACTGGTGTCGTATATGAGAGAAAAGGCTGTAAGCCCCAACTGTTGGAATGTTATCCATTATTCGGGATTTCTTCACTTGGAACTGTTGAGCTCCTACGATGTAGATGTTAATCAGATCATAAATACCATATCTGAATGGATCGTTTTGATTAAGACCAGAGGCGTCAGGCGACCCGAATTTCAGGCTTTACTTACTGAATCTGAATCAGAGCATGGTGAAAGGGTTAATGGACGATGTCTGAATAATTGGCTCAGAAGAGGGAAAACTTTAAAACTAATATTTTCACTaagaaaagagatagaaacaTTCTTGGTTTCAGTAGGGGCAACGACTAtgcatttcacagacaaggaatgGCTTTGTGACTTTGGCTTCTTGGTGGATATTATGGACCACCTTCGAGAACTCAGTGAGCTCTTGAGAGTTAGTAAAGTGTTTGCTGCTGCTGCCTTTGACCATATTTGTACCTTTGAAGGTAAACTGAGTTTACTTCACAGACATATTGAGGAAGAAAATCTGACACACTTTGCTGCCTTCAGAGAAGTTGTTGATGAGCTCAAACAGCGTCATAAAGAagatcaaaaaatatttgatccTGATAGATATCAAGTGGTGATCTGTCGCCTACAAAAAGAATTTGAGAGACATTTCAAGGACCTCAGGTTCATTAAAAAGGACTTAGAACTGTTTGCAAATCCATTTAACTTTAAACCTGAGTATGCACCTATCTCAGTAAGGGTGGAGCTAACAAAACTTCAGGCAAATACAAACCTTTGGAATGAGTACAGAATCAAAGACTTAGGGCAGTTCTATGCTGGATTGTCTGCTGAATCTTACCCCATTATCAAAGGGGTTGCCTGTAAGGTGGCATCCTTATTTGATAGTAGCGAAATCTGCGAAAAGGCTTTTTCATATTTGACTCGAAATCAGCACACTTTAAGCCAGCCATTGACAGATGAGCATCTCCATGCCCTGTTTAGGATTGCCACAACTGAAATAGAGCCGCATTGGGATGATCTCgtgagaggaagaaatgaatcTAATCCATAA